One Gloeobacter morelensis MG652769 DNA window includes the following coding sequences:
- a CDS encoding NADPH-dependent FMN reductase codes for MVKVVGLCGSLRPGSHAEKALLLALAAAAGAGAQVEYLDFKALNLPFCDGGDAYPDHPDVEVLKRKVKEADALLIATPEYHGSFSGVIKNALDLMSFEELSDKVFGLVSVLGGGQNNNALNDLRTVARWVHAWVVPEQVAIGQAWKQFDAEGNLTDPKLKDRLDKLAHALVKAARMLRTTA; via the coding sequence ATGGTCAAAGTTGTCGGTCTATGCGGAAGTTTGCGCCCGGGCTCCCATGCCGAAAAAGCGCTGCTGCTGGCTCTGGCGGCGGCGGCGGGGGCGGGAGCCCAGGTAGAGTATCTCGATTTCAAGGCGTTGAATCTGCCCTTTTGCGACGGTGGCGACGCGTATCCGGACCACCCGGACGTGGAAGTGCTCAAGCGCAAGGTCAAAGAAGCGGACGCGCTGCTGATCGCCACCCCTGAGTACCACGGCAGCTTCAGCGGTGTGATCAAAAACGCCCTGGATTTGATGAGTTTCGAGGAGCTTTCCGACAAAGTCTTCGGTCTGGTGAGCGTGCTGGGAGGCGGCCAGAACAACAACGCCCTCAACGATCTGCGCACGGTGGCCCGCTGGGTGCACGCCTGGGTGGTGCCCGAGCAGGTGGCGATTGGTCAAGCCTGGAAGCAGTTCGACGCCGAGGGCAACCTCACCGATCCGAAGCTCAAAGACCGCCTCGACAAACTCGCCCACGCCCTGGTCAAAGCCGCGCGCATGCTGCGCACGACCGCCTAA
- a CDS encoding ABC transporter ATP-binding protein, translated as MQSSTRVDLVAQQLQKQYSDRAVVRGVSFALHPGEILGLLGPNGAGKSTTLGMLYGLVVPTAGQATLGPFDVRRQGREARQLMGVVMQENNLDPDFDVLGNLLTFARYYRLGAGEARARAMALLAQMGLTERAKDSPEALSGGMKRRLVLARALINDPKVVFLDEPTTGLDPDARQDFWRLVAELRAAGRGVLLTTHYMDEAERLCDRLLLMKEGQVVGEGEPRAVIAREVGHEVAEVEGIDPRLLADLAARSGSWTRPFGGSTLVPLPAEGEALWQAIVQLKPARLTRRRANLEDVFLQLTGGRL; from the coding sequence GTGCAAAGCTCGACGCGCGTGGATCTCGTTGCCCAGCAACTGCAAAAGCAATACAGCGATCGCGCGGTGGTGCGCGGCGTCAGTTTCGCCCTGCATCCCGGCGAGATCCTGGGCCTCTTGGGTCCCAACGGCGCCGGGAAAAGCACCACCCTGGGCATGCTCTACGGACTGGTAGTGCCCACGGCCGGCCAGGCGACGTTAGGACCCTTCGACGTGCGCCGCCAGGGCCGCGAGGCGCGGCAGCTGATGGGCGTGGTCATGCAGGAAAACAACCTCGACCCGGACTTCGACGTGTTGGGCAATCTGCTCACCTTTGCCCGCTACTACCGGTTAGGGGCAGGCGAAGCGCGCGCACGGGCGATGGCTTTGCTCGCACAGATGGGCCTGACCGAGCGCGCCAAAGATTCGCCCGAGGCGCTTTCCGGGGGCATGAAGCGGCGATTGGTGCTCGCCCGGGCGCTGATAAACGATCCCAAAGTTGTCTTTCTCGATGAACCGACCACCGGTCTTGACCCCGACGCCCGTCAGGATTTCTGGCGGCTGGTGGCCGAGTTGCGCGCCGCCGGGCGCGGGGTGCTGCTGACCACCCATTACATGGACGAGGCCGAAAGGCTGTGCGACCGGTTGCTGTTGATGAAAGAAGGCCAGGTGGTGGGCGAGGGCGAACCGCGCGCGGTGATCGCCCGGGAGGTGGGCCATGAGGTGGCGGAGGTCGAAGGGATCGATCCCCGGCTGCTTGCGGATCTGGCGGCGCGCTCGGGCAGCTGGACGCGCCCGTTCGGGGGGAGCACCCTGGTGCCGCTGCCGGCAGAGGGCGAAGCGCTCTGGCAGGCGATTGTCCAACTGAAACCCGCCCGGCTCACCCGCAGGCGGGCCAATTTAGAAGATGTCTTCTTGCAGCTGACCGGAGGAAGATTGTGA
- the tmk gene encoding dTMP kinase translates to MFITFEGGEGCGKTTQLTLLGDGLEKRGHRVVRTREPGGTHLGRSLRGLLLDARSAITPTAELLLYTADRAEHLARVVRPALAAGAVVLCDRFCDSTVAYQGYGRGLDLGLIEQLNAIAAGGLRPDLTFWLKLDPPVGLARRLAGNGNTPDRIEAETLAFHRRVHAGFAALASRYPERIRSVDAAQSAEATAEQIRSVVDGFLNENQSKLEQ, encoded by the coding sequence ATGTTCATCACCTTTGAAGGCGGCGAAGGCTGCGGCAAGACCACGCAACTGACCCTTTTGGGCGACGGGCTCGAAAAGCGGGGCCACCGCGTCGTGCGCACCCGCGAACCCGGGGGTACCCATCTGGGCCGCTCGCTGCGCGGGCTGCTCCTAGATGCCCGGAGCGCAATCACTCCCACCGCCGAGTTACTTCTGTACACCGCCGATCGGGCCGAACACCTGGCACGGGTCGTCCGCCCCGCCCTCGCGGCGGGTGCGGTGGTGCTGTGCGACCGCTTCTGTGATTCGACGGTGGCTTACCAGGGCTACGGCCGCGGCCTGGATCTGGGGCTTATCGAGCAACTCAATGCGATCGCCGCCGGCGGGCTGCGGCCGGATCTGACTTTCTGGCTCAAACTCGACCCGCCGGTGGGCCTGGCGCGGCGCCTCGCCGGCAACGGCAACACCCCCGACCGCATCGAAGCGGAGACGCTCGCCTTCCACCGGCGGGTGCACGCAGGCTTTGCGGCCCTGGCAAGCCGCTACCCGGAGCGCATCCGGTCCGTCGATGCCGCTCAGAGCGCCGAGGCGACCGCCGAACAGATCCGCTCTGTCGTAGATGGATTCTTGAATGAGAATCAGTCTAAACTAGAGCAGTAG